A window from Branchiostoma lanceolatum isolate klBraLanc5 chromosome 9, klBraLanc5.hap2, whole genome shotgun sequence encodes these proteins:
- the LOC136441690 gene encoding (3R)-3-hydroxyacyl-CoA dehydrogenase-like → MVQRKLQNCSICTLSSVSLRTGTVNRSPYNTTKGAIVSLTKSMAMELAQYNIRCNTVIPGSIRTEMVMKNRTPEELQQRVQASVPLCRVGEPEEVANLLLFLASAESSYMTGQAVEITGGM, encoded by the exons ATGGTTCAGAGGAAACTGCAGAACTGTTCCATCTGTACGCTGTCGAGTGTCTCCCTCAGAACG GGCACGGTCAACCGCTCACCCTACAACACCACCAAAGGCGCCATCGTGTCACTCACCAAGTCCATGGCTATGGAACTTGCACA GTACAACATCCGGTGTAACACAGTCATCCCGGGAAGCATCCGGACGGAGATGGTGATGAAGAACCGAACACCTGAGGAACTGCAGCAG CGGGTCCAAGCCAGCGTCCCCCTGTGTAGGGTAGGCGAACCGGAAG AGGTAGCGAATCTGCTCCTGTTCCTGGCCTCCGCTGAGAGCAGCTACATGACCGGGCAGGCCGTGGAGATAACGG GTGGCATGTAG